A region from the Acidimicrobiales bacterium genome encodes:
- a CDS encoding enoyl-CoA hydratase-related protein — protein MSNDAVLYDIADRVATLTLNQPDNRNALTPALLDGLGASLESADADRFVRVIVLTNSGPAFCSGADLKGGGLASSKYDLPQILGTMQDSPKPVVGRIAGHCMGGGVGLAAACDISIVRSDIKFGFTEVRIGVAPAIISVVCLPKMRRSDALELFLTGERISAERAAEVGLINSVADPDTFDQAVDSLVRKLLAGGPGALAASKRLVFDIPGTDRATAFARTAEISRQLFASDEAAEGMTAFREKRPPHWPVR, from the coding sequence ATGAGCAACGACGCAGTCCTGTACGACATCGCCGACCGCGTCGCCACCCTCACTCTCAACCAGCCCGACAACCGCAACGCGCTCACGCCGGCGCTCCTCGACGGACTCGGTGCCTCGCTCGAATCCGCAGACGCCGACCGCTTCGTCCGCGTGATCGTCCTGACCAATAGCGGACCTGCCTTCTGCTCCGGGGCTGACCTCAAAGGCGGCGGTCTGGCTTCGTCGAAGTACGACCTGCCGCAGATCCTCGGGACCATGCAGGACTCGCCCAAGCCGGTGGTCGGCCGCATCGCCGGCCATTGCATGGGTGGCGGCGTGGGGCTCGCGGCGGCGTGCGATATCTCGATCGTCCGTTCCGACATCAAGTTCGGATTCACCGAGGTTCGAATCGGAGTCGCGCCCGCGATTATCTCGGTCGTCTGCCTGCCAAAGATGCGACGCAGCGATGCGCTCGAGCTATTTTTGACGGGCGAGAGAATCAGCGCCGAGCGGGCCGCAGAAGTCGGTCTCATCAACTCGGTCGCCGACCCCGACACCTTCGACCAGGCGGTCGACTCGCTGGTCCGAAAGTTGCTGGCCGGAGGACCCGGGGCGTTGGCGGCCTCGAAGCGCCTGGTCTTCGACATTCCCGGAACCGATCGGGCGACCGCCTTCGCGCGGACGGCCGAGATCTCCCGCCAGTTGTTCGCATCGGACGAGGCCGCCGAGGGCATGACCGCTTTCCGCGAGAAGCGGCCACCCCACTGGCCAGTGCGGTGA
- a CDS encoding acyclic terpene utilization AtuA family protein has product MKPAIRIANCSGFYGDRLSAAREMVDGGPIDVLTGDWLAELTMLILAKNMLRDPAAGYARTFVTQMEQVMGDCLDRGIKVVSNAGGLSPSGCAAAVEAVAEKLGLDPVIAYVEGDNLVPRLDELKAAGISFTNMDTGEPLGDRLVMTANAYLGGWGIAEALSRGADIVVTGRTTDAALALGPAAWHHGWARDELDALAGAVVAGHVIECGAQATGGNYSFFTEVPGLEHPGFPIAEIEGDGSSVITKHPTHGGQVSVGTVTAQLLYEIGSPAYLNPDVIARFDTIRLSNDGPDRVRISGVKGEPPPATAKVSLNYQGGWRSTTVLYLTGLDIDEKATLVERALWSEVPRDSFEDVDVHLARTDKEDPATNEEAVAELRITVKDTDERKVGRAFSSKITELALASYPGLFGGGLTSGAQAYGVYWPALIPADLIHQEVFVRNKLTTVEPVIAPSGGWPVTEVPTKATEAAGPSGGQDRHPVERAPLGRLIGARSGDKGGNANLGVWVRSEDAYEWLANFLSVSKLKEFLPETQSLEVQRYLLPNINAMNFVIPGLLGEGVASSTRLDAQAKSLGEWLRARYAEIPVALLR; this is encoded by the coding sequence ATGAAGCCGGCCATCCGTATAGCCAACTGCAGCGGCTTCTACGGCGACCGCCTATCGGCGGCACGGGAGATGGTCGACGGGGGACCGATCGACGTGCTGACCGGCGACTGGCTCGCCGAGCTGACCATGCTGATCCTCGCCAAGAACATGCTTCGCGACCCGGCGGCCGGGTATGCGAGAACGTTCGTCACCCAGATGGAGCAGGTAATGGGCGACTGCCTGGACCGCGGGATCAAGGTCGTATCCAACGCCGGCGGGCTATCCCCGAGCGGCTGCGCAGCTGCAGTCGAGGCGGTGGCCGAAAAACTGGGTCTCGACCCGGTGATCGCGTACGTCGAGGGCGACAACCTGGTTCCAAGATTGGACGAGCTGAAAGCCGCCGGGATCTCCTTCACGAACATGGACACCGGCGAACCCCTCGGTGACCGGCTGGTAATGACCGCTAACGCATATCTGGGCGGATGGGGTATCGCAGAGGCGCTGTCCCGCGGCGCGGACATCGTGGTTACCGGGAGGACGACGGACGCCGCGCTCGCGCTGGGACCGGCCGCATGGCATCACGGGTGGGCCAGGGACGAGTTGGACGCGCTTGCCGGCGCGGTTGTCGCCGGTCACGTCATCGAGTGCGGCGCGCAGGCCACCGGCGGGAACTATTCATTCTTCACCGAAGTCCCGGGTCTGGAGCACCCCGGCTTTCCGATCGCCGAGATCGAGGGCGACGGCTCATCGGTCATCACCAAGCACCCGACTCACGGCGGCCAGGTTTCGGTCGGGACCGTGACCGCGCAGCTCCTCTACGAGATCGGAAGCCCGGCGTACCTGAACCCCGACGTCATCGCCCGGTTCGACACCATCCGGCTCTCGAATGACGGGCCGGACCGGGTGAGGATCTCCGGGGTGAAAGGCGAGCCACCGCCGGCGACCGCGAAGGTGTCGCTCAACTATCAGGGAGGTTGGCGGTCGACGACCGTTCTGTACCTGACCGGTCTCGATATCGATGAGAAGGCGACCCTCGTCGAGCGGGCCCTCTGGTCAGAAGTACCGAGGGATTCCTTCGAGGATGTAGACGTGCATCTCGCCAGGACCGACAAGGAGGATCCAGCGACCAACGAGGAAGCCGTCGCCGAGCTGCGGATCACCGTGAAGGACACCGACGAACGGAAAGTCGGCCGGGCCTTCTCGTCGAAGATCACGGAGTTGGCCCTGGCGTCCTATCCCGGCCTGTTCGGCGGGGGCCTGACCTCGGGCGCCCAGGCGTACGGCGTCTACTGGCCAGCCCTCATACCAGCCGATCTGATTCACCAAGAAGTGTTCGTCCGAAACAAACTGACGACGGTCGAGCCGGTCATCGCGCCGAGCGGTGGATGGCCGGTCACGGAGGTACCCACCAAGGCCACCGAGGCGGCAGGACCCAGTGGCGGACAGGACCGGCACCCAGTTGAGCGCGCGCCACTCGGACGGCTCATCGGTGCACGCTCCGGGGACAAGGGCGGGAACGCGAACCTGGGCGTCTGGGTACGTTCTGAAGACGCTTACGAGTGGCTCGCGAACTTTCTCTCTGTCAGCAAGCTCAAGGAGTTCTTGCCCGAAACGCAGTCGCTCGAGGTTCAGCGATACCTGCTCCCCAACATCAACGCGATGAACTTTGTGATCCCCGGCCTGCTCGGCGAGGGTGTGGCATCCAGCACGCGCCTCGACGCTCAGGCCAAAAGCCTCGGCGAGTGGCTGAGAGCTCGCTACGCCGAGATCCCCGTGGCGCTCCTTCGATGA
- a CDS encoding biotin carboxylase N-terminal domain-containing protein, with protein sequence MISRLLIANRGEIARRIARTASLMGVQTVAVYSEGDADAPFVTELDTAIPLRGRTATETYLNINALLEAARRSGADAVHPGYGFLSERAAFAQAVIDAGLTWVGPPPDVISVMGDKLTAKRLMAEAGVPVLPTWELAADDVRFPVLVKAAAGGGGKGMRVVASSDSLQEDVASARREAEAAFGDGTVFLERYVTDARHVEIQVLADAHGNAVHCFERECSIQRRHQKIIEESPSPAVDDELRDRMGSAALAATKAVGYQNAGTVEFVLEPGGDFWFLEVNTRLQVEHPVTEAVTGLDLVREQLSIACGQPLTFDQSDLCMNGHAIEARLYAEDPAGGFLPATGTLLDWEPPADPAVRWDSGVERGSSVGVEFDPMLAKVIAHAPSRTEAAHRLALALERSRIRGVTTNRDFLVAALRNEKFLDGDTTTSFIDRSGVPLSRGVSADELRIASVAAALADRAEAVSTRPVLRSFPAGWRNTPMPPETRTFVHDGEEVDVKYRSNRDGTLDFDGRTVRLHSVDAGWVDFEEEEGLRSRHRLHVFRHRESVWVQGPGGDVQLTTRPLFPEPGREAAVPGGLVAPMPGKVISVSVQSGDSVEEGDVLMIVEAMKMEHRVLASHAGTVGEVRAHLGDQVNGGDLLVVIEEPG encoded by the coding sequence GTGATAAGTCGACTGCTCATAGCCAACCGGGGTGAGATCGCTCGACGGATCGCGCGCACGGCTTCGCTCATGGGTGTACAGACGGTCGCCGTCTATTCGGAAGGTGACGCCGACGCGCCGTTCGTGACGGAGCTCGACACGGCCATTCCGCTTCGGGGCCGGACCGCCACGGAGACCTATCTAAATATCAATGCCCTCCTCGAAGCAGCACGGCGCAGCGGTGCCGACGCAGTCCACCCAGGCTACGGGTTCCTTTCCGAGCGAGCAGCGTTCGCCCAAGCGGTGATCGATGCAGGGCTCACCTGGGTGGGTCCGCCCCCGGACGTCATCAGCGTGATGGGCGACAAGCTGACCGCCAAACGACTGATGGCCGAAGCCGGCGTGCCCGTCTTGCCGACATGGGAGCTCGCCGCCGACGACGTGCGTTTTCCTGTTCTGGTCAAGGCCGCCGCCGGAGGCGGCGGAAAGGGCATGCGAGTCGTCGCGTCCAGCGATTCGCTCCAGGAGGACGTGGCCTCGGCCAGGCGAGAAGCCGAGGCGGCGTTTGGCGACGGGACGGTGTTCCTCGAGCGATACGTGACCGATGCCCGTCACGTGGAGATCCAGGTCCTGGCTGACGCACACGGAAACGCGGTCCACTGCTTCGAGCGGGAATGCTCGATCCAGCGACGGCATCAGAAGATCATCGAGGAGTCGCCATCGCCCGCCGTCGACGACGAGCTCCGCGACCGGATGGGGTCCGCCGCGCTGGCCGCCACAAAAGCGGTCGGATACCAGAACGCCGGAACGGTGGAGTTCGTCCTCGAACCGGGCGGAGACTTCTGGTTTCTCGAGGTCAACACCCGTCTGCAAGTGGAACACCCGGTGACCGAGGCGGTGACCGGGTTGGACCTTGTCCGCGAACAGCTATCGATCGCGTGCGGACAACCGCTGACGTTTGACCAGTCCGACCTTTGCATGAACGGGCACGCCATAGAGGCACGCCTTTATGCCGAGGACCCGGCTGGGGGCTTTCTGCCTGCCACGGGAACTCTCCTGGACTGGGAGCCTCCCGCGGATCCGGCGGTTCGCTGGGACTCCGGCGTCGAGAGAGGCTCCTCGGTTGGCGTCGAGTTCGACCCGATGCTCGCAAAAGTGATCGCCCACGCGCCCAGCCGCACCGAAGCCGCCCACCGACTTGCTCTTGCTTTGGAACGCAGCCGGATCCGAGGCGTCACCACTAACCGCGACTTTCTTGTGGCCGCCTTGCGCAACGAGAAATTCCTCGACGGAGACACGACCACCTCATTCATCGACCGGAGCGGAGTGCCGCTCTCGCGTGGTGTCTCGGCCGACGAACTACGTATCGCATCCGTCGCCGCGGCGCTGGCGGACCGAGCCGAAGCGGTCAGCACCCGCCCCGTCCTCCGAAGCTTTCCCGCCGGCTGGCGCAACACACCCATGCCACCCGAAACGCGCACCTTCGTTCACGACGGTGAAGAAGTCGACGTCAAGTACCGCTCCAACCGGGACGGCACCCTCGACTTCGACGGGCGCACCGTCAGATTGCATTCTGTAGACGCTGGATGGGTTGACTTCGAGGAGGAGGAGGGACTTCGCTCGCGCCATCGACTACATGTCTTCCGGCATCGTGAAAGCGTCTGGGTGCAAGGGCCTGGTGGGGACGTGCAGCTCACGACCCGGCCTCTTTTTCCCGAGCCCGGGCGGGAGGCCGCCGTGCCCGGAGGACTCGTGGCACCTATGCCTGGCAAGGTCATCTCGGTGAGCGTGCAGTCCGGGGACTCAGTAGAGGAGGGAGATGTCCTGATGATCGTCGAGGCCATGAAGATGGAGCACAGGGTGCTCGCTTCGCACGCCGGGACGGTCGGTGAGGTGAGAGCGCACCTCGGAGACCAGGTCAACGGAGGAGACCTTCTCGTCGTGATCGAAGAGCCCGGATGA
- a CDS encoding carboxyl transferase domain-containing protein, which yields MPAPVIPSNVDRHDPIFKANHAGMVALLDEINRLLRQASEGGGSKAIERHRSRGKLLVRERVALLLDPDSPFLELSPLAGYKTDYNVGGGMLLGIGVVEGTECVIIANDPTDLGGAMTAVSIPKLMRALEVARLNHMPYIQLVESAGGDLRGLAAGDDPDAVMRRNLTHFAETGRMFHDITELSALGIPTISVVFGSSTAGGAYQPGLSDYNIFVRGGAKVFLGGPPLVKVATGEDSVDEELGGAEMHSTTSGLADYLANDEYEAIRMARDVIAHLHWRKQGPGPVTANPAPPIYDPEDLLGLMPVDLRAPVEVREIIARISDGSRFEEFKPRYGPTLVTGWAQIHGYPVGILANNGVLFSDSSQKATQFIQLCNQSDTPLLFLQHITGYMVGREYERGGIVKHGSQMINALSNSKVPHVTVILGASYGAGNYGMGGRAFDTRFVFLWPTAKIAIMGPKQMAGVMSIVRRDQAARRGQPIDEEMDAAITKAVEDFAEAQSLGLYATGRVVDDGIIDPRDTRTVVGMALSACHNAPVKGADGFGVFRL from the coding sequence GTGCCCGCCCCGGTTATCCCGAGCAACGTCGACCGCCACGATCCGATTTTCAAAGCCAACCACGCCGGAATGGTCGCCCTGCTGGACGAGATCAACCGGCTCCTTCGGCAGGCATCCGAAGGAGGCGGATCGAAGGCCATCGAGCGACACCGCAGCCGCGGGAAGCTCCTCGTGAGGGAACGGGTTGCGCTCCTGCTAGACCCCGACTCCCCGTTTCTCGAGCTGAGCCCGCTGGCCGGGTACAAGACCGACTACAACGTGGGCGGAGGCATGCTGCTCGGCATAGGAGTGGTCGAAGGCACCGAATGCGTGATCATCGCCAACGACCCGACCGACCTCGGCGGCGCGATGACAGCGGTCAGCATTCCGAAGCTGATGAGGGCGCTCGAGGTTGCACGGCTTAACCACATGCCCTACATCCAGCTGGTCGAATCCGCCGGCGGGGATCTTCGCGGTCTGGCCGCAGGCGACGACCCCGACGCGGTGATGCGCCGCAACCTAACCCACTTCGCTGAGACCGGACGGATGTTCCACGACATCACCGAGCTGTCCGCGCTCGGCATCCCGACGATATCCGTGGTGTTCGGAAGCTCCACCGCCGGCGGCGCCTACCAGCCGGGGTTGTCGGACTACAACATCTTCGTTCGCGGCGGGGCGAAGGTCTTCCTGGGCGGACCCCCGCTCGTGAAGGTCGCGACCGGAGAGGATTCGGTGGACGAGGAACTCGGCGGAGCCGAGATGCACTCAACCACGAGCGGGTTGGCGGACTATCTCGCCAACGACGAATACGAAGCCATCCGCATGGCGCGCGACGTCATCGCCCATCTTCACTGGCGCAAGCAAGGCCCCGGTCCAGTGACTGCAAACCCCGCGCCGCCGATATACGACCCCGAAGACCTGCTCGGTCTCATGCCCGTCGACCTGCGTGCGCCGGTCGAAGTGCGCGAGATCATCGCCAGGATCTCGGACGGCAGCCGGTTCGAGGAGTTCAAGCCTCGCTACGGGCCGACCCTCGTCACCGGGTGGGCGCAGATTCACGGCTACCCCGTCGGCATCCTTGCCAACAACGGGGTGCTCTTTTCCGACTCGTCGCAGAAAGCCACGCAGTTCATCCAGCTGTGCAACCAATCGGATACTCCGCTCCTGTTCCTGCAGCACATAACCGGCTACATGGTCGGGCGCGAATACGAGCGAGGCGGGATCGTCAAGCACGGCAGCCAGATGATCAACGCTCTTTCGAACTCCAAGGTGCCCCACGTCACCGTCATCCTCGGAGCGAGCTACGGAGCCGGGAACTACGGCATGGGCGGAAGGGCGTTCGACACCCGCTTCGTCTTCCTCTGGCCCACCGCCAAGATCGCGATCATGGGCCCGAAACAGATGGCCGGGGTCATGTCGATCGTTCGTCGTGACCAGGCGGCCCGGAGGGGCCAGCCGATCGACGAGGAGATGGACGCTGCCATCACCAAGGCGGTGGAGGACTTCGCCGAAGCCCAGTCTCTCGGCCTCTACGCCACCGGCCGCGTGGTCGACGACGGGATCATCGATCCCCGAGACACCAGGACGGTGGTAGGGATGGCCCTCTCGGCCTGCCACAACGCTCCGGTGAAAGGCGCTGACGGTTTCGGGGTGTTCCGCCTGTGA
- a CDS encoding TIGR03084 family metal-binding protein, protein MPPVAELIEDLKAEHESLDRVVRELDAAQWRLATPAAGWDVRDTVSHLCFFDEAATLAIDDPPQFETWRNELVSDMGAGSTPDVDIGRELANDAALFQRWRLSRDKFVDAAGTAGATEDPPRIAWFGPPMSLASFVTARIMETWAHGVDIRDALSLPLAPEAVSPRLRHVCHIGYGARAFTFAAHGVADPGDPVAFDVEAPDGSKWTWGPAEAEQRITGSALEIALVFTQRRHPSRTGVKATGATAEAWIGIAQAFAGPPTITAEDR, encoded by the coding sequence ATGCCTCCCGTAGCCGAACTCATCGAAGACCTGAAGGCTGAGCACGAGTCACTCGACAGAGTGGTGCGTGAACTCGATGCCGCGCAGTGGCGGTTAGCGACCCCAGCAGCGGGCTGGGACGTACGCGACACAGTTAGCCACTTGTGCTTCTTCGATGAAGCCGCGACGCTGGCGATCGACGATCCTCCGCAGTTCGAAACCTGGAGGAACGAGCTCGTCAGTGACATGGGCGCCGGCTCCACCCCTGACGTGGACATCGGTCGCGAACTTGCGAATGACGCCGCCCTCTTCCAGCGATGGAGGCTCTCGCGCGACAAGTTCGTCGACGCGGCCGGAACCGCGGGCGCCACGGAGGATCCCCCCCGGATCGCGTGGTTCGGTCCGCCGATGAGCCTTGCCAGCTTCGTGACCGCGAGAATCATGGAGACGTGGGCCCACGGCGTGGACATCCGCGACGCGCTCAGCCTCCCGCTTGCTCCCGAGGCGGTCAGCCCCAGACTTCGGCACGTGTGCCACATCGGGTACGGCGCGAGAGCCTTCACCTTCGCGGCCCACGGTGTAGCCGACCCCGGCGACCCGGTGGCGTTCGACGTGGAGGCTCCAGACGGCTCCAAGTGGACCTGGGGCCCAGCGGAAGCCGAGCAACGAATTACCGGCTCCGCGCTGGAGATCGCCCTCGTATTCACCCAGCGCCGGCACCCGAGCCGCACCGGAGTCAAGGCGACCGGAGCTACGGCCGAGGCGTGGATCGGCATCGCCCAGGCGTTCGCAGGACCACCAACGATCACCGCCGAGGACCGCTAA
- a CDS encoding acyl-CoA dehydrogenase family protein: MIFTEDHEAFRQSVRGILEREIVPHVEEWEEAEIFPAHRVFKALGSAGLFGLEYDPEYGGQGADHSYTVVLGEELGRMGCAGVAMAITVQTDMATPSLHRFGSDDLKERYLAPALRGEMVTSIAVSEPDAGSDVAGIRTRAVRDGDEWVVNGSKTFITNGTQADWLCLLVRTGDEAGYQGMSQIVFPTDTPGFSVSRKLRKLGNHSSDTAELSFVDARVPVSNTIGAIGQGFQQQMAQFQNERMIAAYTAVGAMDGALRRTADYLRERNAFGKPLLSKQYIQFRLAELSAEVDMLRHYNYACAEAYMRGEDTTRFATIAKLKAGRLQREIADWCLQFHGGIGYMAETWVSRYFRDGRLLSIGGGADEVMLYVLSRLDGFSA, encoded by the coding sequence ATGATCTTCACCGAGGACCACGAGGCCTTTCGCCAGTCGGTCAGGGGAATTCTGGAACGCGAGATCGTTCCTCACGTCGAGGAGTGGGAGGAAGCCGAGATCTTCCCCGCGCACAGGGTGTTCAAGGCTCTGGGTTCGGCGGGACTGTTCGGACTCGAGTACGACCCCGAGTACGGCGGGCAAGGGGCCGACCACTCCTACACGGTCGTCCTCGGCGAGGAACTCGGGCGGATGGGCTGCGCCGGAGTGGCTATGGCGATCACCGTCCAGACCGACATGGCGACTCCCTCGCTGCACAGGTTCGGCAGCGATGACTTGAAGGAGCGTTACTTGGCGCCCGCGTTGCGAGGCGAGATGGTCACCTCGATCGCGGTCAGCGAACCGGACGCGGGTTCGGATGTGGCCGGCATCAGGACGAGAGCGGTTCGCGACGGAGACGAGTGGGTGGTCAACGGTTCCAAGACATTCATCACCAACGGGACCCAAGCCGACTGGCTGTGCCTTCTGGTTCGAACCGGCGACGAGGCCGGCTACCAAGGGATGTCACAGATCGTCTTTCCCACCGACACACCCGGATTCTCCGTCAGTCGAAAGCTGCGAAAGCTCGGAAACCATTCCTCGGACACCGCAGAGCTGTCCTTTGTCGACGCACGGGTTCCGGTGTCGAACACGATCGGCGCGATCGGCCAGGGGTTCCAGCAGCAGATGGCTCAGTTCCAGAACGAGCGGATGATCGCCGCGTACACCGCGGTCGGTGCGATGGACGGGGCGTTGCGGCGGACCGCCGACTACTTGAGAGAAAGGAATGCATTCGGCAAACCGCTTCTCTCGAAGCAGTACATCCAGTTCCGCCTCGCCGAGCTCTCCGCCGAGGTCGACATGCTCCGCCACTACAACTACGCGTGCGCCGAGGCGTACATGCGCGGCGAGGACACGACCCGTTTCGCGACCATCGCGAAACTAAAGGCCGGGAGGCTGCAACGCGAGATCGCGGACTGGTGCCTTCAGTTCCACGGAGGCATCGGATACATGGCCGAGACCTGGGTTTCGAGGTACTTCCGCGACGGGAGGCTGCTGTCGATAGGGGGCGGTGCCGACGAGGTGATGCTCTATGTACTGTCCCGCCTCGACGGCTTCAGCGCATAG
- a CDS encoding acyl-CoA dehydrogenase family protein → MDFELASYDDPKRLAVRSWLGEHPSPTGRQLAEAGYVVPHWPAPYGLDADPVHQLIIDEELRRAGVGRPANPIGIGWAAPTILMAGSDAQKERYLWPALAGEEFWCQLFSEPDAGSDLASLSTRAVRDGDEWVVNGTKIWTSGAHIAKFGILLARTDADAPKRKGISYFVCPMDAPGITMSPIIDMTGAHSFNQVFFDDARLPADCLVGEVNDGWRLAKATLANERVSLSTGGVLWGSGPSAQDLVDLIRDGSPDANGGAAADPLMRQRIVRVWIEGEVLRLIRLRTLSAQLAGRPPGPEASVQKLLADEHGQRVMELAKDLVGASGMLAGSGPAGKLAAGRKGGATEIRFEENLMPGVERVWHYGFLFSPALTIGGGTWAVQRNIIGEWVLGLPREPGA, encoded by the coding sequence ATGGACTTTGAGCTGGCTTCTTACGACGATCCGAAGCGCCTGGCGGTGCGCTCCTGGTTGGGGGAGCACCCGTCACCGACCGGCCGGCAGCTCGCCGAGGCCGGTTACGTCGTTCCTCACTGGCCGGCCCCGTACGGCCTCGACGCCGACCCGGTCCATCAGCTGATCATCGACGAGGAGCTGCGGCGGGCGGGCGTGGGCCGGCCGGCGAACCCGATCGGGATCGGCTGGGCGGCGCCGACGATCCTTATGGCCGGCAGCGACGCCCAGAAGGAGCGGTACCTGTGGCCCGCGCTGGCCGGCGAGGAGTTCTGGTGCCAGCTGTTCTCCGAGCCGGATGCTGGGTCCGACCTGGCGTCGTTGAGCACGCGGGCGGTTCGCGACGGCGACGAGTGGGTCGTGAACGGCACCAAGATCTGGACGAGCGGTGCGCACATCGCCAAGTTCGGGATCCTGCTCGCCCGCACCGACGCAGATGCCCCGAAGCGCAAGGGGATCTCGTACTTCGTCTGCCCGATGGACGCGCCTGGCATCACGATGTCGCCGATCATCGACATGACAGGCGCGCATTCGTTCAACCAGGTGTTCTTCGATGACGCCCGGCTGCCCGCCGACTGCCTGGTAGGAGAGGTCAACGACGGGTGGCGGCTGGCGAAGGCGACCCTAGCCAACGAGCGGGTGTCGTTGTCGACTGGTGGAGTGCTCTGGGGAAGCGGCCCTTCGGCTCAGGATCTGGTGGACTTGATTCGGGACGGCTCGCCGGACGCGAACGGCGGGGCGGCGGCCGATCCTCTGATGCGGCAGCGGATCGTGCGAGTGTGGATCGAAGGGGAGGTGCTGCGCCTGATCCGGTTGCGGACCCTCTCCGCGCAGCTGGCGGGGCGCCCTCCCGGGCCGGAGGCGTCCGTTCAGAAGCTGCTCGCCGACGAGCACGGGCAGCGCGTGATGGAGCTGGCCAAGGACCTGGTGGGCGCGTCGGGCATGCTCGCCGGGTCGGGTCCCGCCGGCAAGCTGGCTGCGGGTCGCAAAGGCGGGGCAACGGAAATCCGGTTCGAGGAGAACTTGATGCCGGGGGTGGAGCGGGTGTGGCACTACGGCTTCTTGTTTTCGCCGGCGCTGACCATCGGTGGCGGGACGTGGGCGGTGCAGCGCAACATCATCGGGGAATGGGTGCTGGGCCTGCCAAGAGAACCGGGGGCGTAG
- a CDS encoding TetR/AcrR family transcriptional regulator, producing MAPATARGQRTKAALVRAAARVFERDGFLDARIADIASEAGVATGTFYTYFDSKDEIFREVADVLIDELYQQSHVGDVVGSDPAARIAAANRLYVEAFARHAALYSVVVQVSSFNPEFRQRRQASRLAFVERAARGLRALQRSGDADSKLDPDLTAAMLCGMVENFAEVRHLLGQRFDDDQAVAAMTDIWAKAIGLGPAR from the coding sequence TTGGCTCCGGCGACGGCGCGAGGGCAGCGGACCAAGGCGGCGCTTGTGCGCGCGGCAGCGCGGGTGTTCGAGAGAGACGGCTTCCTGGACGCGCGCATCGCTGACATCGCGTCCGAGGCCGGTGTGGCGACCGGGACCTTCTACACGTACTTCGATTCGAAGGACGAGATCTTTCGCGAAGTGGCCGACGTGCTGATCGACGAGCTGTACCAGCAGTCCCATGTCGGGGACGTCGTCGGAAGCGATCCCGCGGCGCGGATCGCCGCTGCCAACCGGCTTTACGTTGAGGCCTTCGCCCGCCACGCTGCCCTCTACTCGGTCGTCGTCCAGGTGTCGTCGTTCAACCCGGAGTTCCGCCAGCGCCGGCAGGCGTCACGGCTGGCGTTCGTCGAGAGAGCCGCGCGCGGATTGCGCGCGCTGCAGAGGTCAGGGGACGCAGACTCGAAGCTGGATCCGGACCTGACCGCGGCGATGCTGTGCGGGATGGTGGAGAACTTCGCCGAGGTCCGCCACCTGCTCGGCCAGCGCTTTGACGACGACCAGGCGGTCGCCGCCATGACCGACATCTGGGCGAAGGCGATCGGGCTCGGTCCGGCCCGCTGA